The sequence CTCTCGAACATCCTGAACGGCGAGGGCATCATCGTCTCCGAGGTGGGGCAGAACCAGATGTGGACAGCGCAGTGGTACCGGTTCAAGAAACCCCGCTCCTGGCTCACGTCGGGCGGGCTGGGGACGATGGGTTATGGTTTTCCGGCCGCGATCGGCGCCCAGTGCGCCCGACCGGACGAGACCGTCTTCGACATCGCCGGGGATGGCAGCTTCCAGATGAACATCCAGGAGCTGGGGACTGTTGCCCAGACCGGACTGCCGGTGAAGGTGGCGATCCTGAACAACATGTACCTCGGGATGGTGCGACAGTGGCAGGAGCTCTTCTATGACCGCAGATACTCCTACACGGAGCTTCCCCCCGTGGACTTCGTCAGGATCGCGAGCGCCTATGGGATCGACGGGATGCGCGTGGATGCCGCGGAGGACGTGAGACAGGCGCTCCGGGCTGCGATCGATGCGGATGGCCCGTTCATCCTGGACTTCCGGATCGAGCGCGAGGAGAACGTCTTCCCCATGGTGCCCGCCGGTGCCGCGATCAACGAGATGATCGGGGGTCACAGCGGATGAAGGCCCATACGCTGAGCGTCCTCGTGGAGAACCGTGCCGGCGTCCTCTCCCGGGTGGCGGGGCTGTTCAGCCGGCGGGGGTTCAACATCGAGAGCCTGGCCGTCGGCACCTGCGAGGAGCCCGGATCGAGCCGGATGACGATCGTGGTCGAGAGCGACGACAGCCAGATCGAGCAGGTCCAGAAGCAGCTGAACAAGCTGATCGATGTGATCAAAGTCTCGGATATCACGGAGAACGAGATCGTCGAGCGGGAACTCGCCCTGATCAAGGTCAATGCAGAGCCGGGATCGAGCCGGGCGGAGGTGATGCAGATCGCGAGCATCTTCCGCGCCCAGATCGTCGACGTCGGCTCCAAGACCGTTGTCCTGGAGGCGACAGGGGACACCAACAAGATCAACGCCCTCGAGAAGCTCCTCCGCCAGTACGGCATCAAGGAGCTGGTCCGAACAGGTAAAATTGCCGTCCTTCGTGGATCCAAGACGGTGCAGAGCTCAAAATAATTTTTCGCGATTGCGCCATGTCCACCGGGAACTTCGATTCGTGCGATTCCCCGTGCGCATCCCGGTCTCTGCTCCATTCCTGGCAGTCGTCCGTCGGACTGTTGAGGTCATCCCCCAATTAGACCCCCGAGGATCCTGAGTTCGTGTCATGGCGTTTCGGGAAATCAACGGAGACCTCCGGGAAATTCTCCGATAGCCCCCGAAGAAACCGCACACCGCATTCGGTGCGATCCGATGATTCACCAGCAGCATTCTCCGCGTCCTGACCGCCTGGTGCATCGGGAGCGACGTCCTCGAGCAGTAGGATACCGGATTGACCGTACACTGATACCACCTCGAACGCGAACTCTGCCAGCGGTGAAAGCATCAGAGTTCTTCCGTCCGGCTACGACCTTCCGAAGGTCGACCTTGCCCACGGCATCACAGACACCGATGCAGTCCTGCGGACAGGGGGAGGTATCGACCGCGATGGCTGTGGGAAGCAGAGGGATTAACCCTGTTTGCTGCGGTTGACCCGCAGGGGCTCTCCGTCACCTGTCCGATCTTCCCGGCGAACATCCACGATTCTCGTCTCTTTAATCCAACAGTGGTTCAATTCGAGATTCCCAGCACCGTTGAGAGACGGGGCGTCACCATCGCGGATACAGCCTACGATTCCCAGGAGAATCGACACTTTCTGAGAAACCGAGGCAACAAGAGCGACATTCCCGCGAGTCCCCGCCGCCGGACCCGCTTAAAACGAGGGCGGGCGGTCTGGCTCGACGGGATCGCGAGCAGAAATGGAGCGCTATTGAACGGCCCTTCCGCTCGATTGAAGCCTTCCGGAAGATTGATCCCGATACGCGCGCTTCGACCGCTCATCCCGTGGGCTCACTGTGCCCGCATGACCGGAAGGGTTTATGGACGACCGCGTTCAGAGACGATCCCGATGGCGGGATCGCTTCGTCCGAGGCGGCTGCCCTTCCCTCTTTATCGCAGCCCTGGTGAAGGATGTTACCCAATCGACTCTGTAGACGCCCACGCACCTTCGGTCACAGAAGAAGAAAGAGAGAGTGCCCTCAATGATGAACCCCCAATTTCAAACGAGAGTGGCTCTCCGAAGTATGATTGCTTGTATCCCGTGGATATTGTTCGAGAGCAGGGGTCCTCCCCGATAGGAGAGAATCGTGCGTCAGGCTGCATGGTTCTCTCCATCCCGGGATTGTCTCCCCCTCGGGAGATGCCCCTCTCCTGCGGAGATGCCAGCCGTATCGGAGCATGTTTCCGTGTTGACAGATTTTCAACAGAGCCACTCAAGCACCGAATTTATTATTCCAGCCCGATCGAATCCCGAATGGGATGGATGCCCGCTCCGGGCAGTAAGGTCGCATGCAGGCTGAGGAGATACCGATCCCCTCCCCTGGTAACCCTTCCGGTTCAATGGGCGGGAGAAGGGGGCGAGCAGCCCTGCCATAAGCCCTCCTCGCATTGGATCCCGGGCAGGCTCCCTGGGGCGAACAGGGATTGTCGCAATCCGGGGGTGAAGAGGACGGGGGCAACGGCGCCTCTATCGCTCGCCTTCCTCCGCTTTGATGAGACAGAAGCGGATTGACGGAGGAGATCGGATTTTTATTCCTGTCGAATCCGGTGTTCAAATCTATCCCAAGCAATTTGTCTGCAGCACGAACCGAGCCTTGCAAGTGATCCGCATCGCTGCGAAGTGCGAGGGCGCAGCAGGACGGATGCAGGTACGGCCGTGCTGATCCGGAGGGGGAAGCGCCCCTTCCGATCCGGTAGTTTCCGCCTCCAGCATCCTTTGCTGGTATCTTCGCCGGCGGGCTATCGGCGGACGGCAGCCTCTCGATGATGAGTCTGATTTCGTCGATTCGCTTTGAGGCATAAACCGCATATGTCGTATGGGGAGAGACCGGGGCAGTTGCGAGCCTTCCTGCGGCAATGCACGCCGTACTGTCGCACTGGTTCGATTATGTTATATGTTAGCGCGTCTCATATTAACATGGTAATTATGTTTGGTTTGCCTGATATCACGGTCGCATCGGTGGGAGGAGTCTTCCTTCTCAGCGTCATCGGACTGCTGCTGTGGGGCCTTCGGTTCCAGAAGGTGAAGGTATGATCGATCCTGTCGATGTAGGAATCGTCGCGGTCTACTTCATTGGGCTGATCCTGATCGGGGTATGGGCCTCCAGGAAAGTGCATTCGATGGGGGATTACGTCGTTGCCGGACGATCCCTCGGATTCTGGGTATTCACCATGCTCATGGTGGGTTCGGTCGCCAGCGGGATGTCGCTCCTCGGGGTCTCCGGCCTCGGTTACAACTTCGGATGGCCCACCATATGGGAGCAGATCTTTGTGCCGCTCTCCATCGCCTTCTGCATCATCTTCTTCGGGGCCAAGATGAACCGTATCGCCAGGGCGAGCGGATACATGACCGTTCAGGACTACCTGAGCCACCGCTACGAGAGTCCGGTAGGTCTGCGGAGCCTCTCCGCGATGGCGGGAATCGTCGTCTCCCTGATCTATCTCGCCGGCCAGTACACGGCGGTGAGTATCGTTCTCATGTGGCTCTTCGGTATCCCGCACATCTACGCGCTCCTGATCGGTGCCGCCATCGTCACGATCTACACGGTGATCGGAGGGCTCTATGCGGTCGCCTGGACGACGCTCATTCAGGGTGCCATACTCGTCTCCGGCGTCGTCGTCATGGCTCCGCTGGTGATCGCCGCGGCGGGAGGTTTCGAGTACGTGAATACGGCGCTGGCCACCATCAATCCGTCTCTCGTGGACCCCTGGGTGGCGAGCGGCGTCTTCACGCCGACCTATGTCGTATCATTCTCGCTCCTCCTCATGATCGGGCTTGCCTGCGCTCCGCACGTTATCAACAACGTGCTCGCCGTAAAGGACGTGAACTTCTTCAGGTGGGCGCCCATCATCGCCTTCGTGGCCTATACGGGCGTGATGTTTCTCCTGAAGTTCGCCGGCTTCGCGGGCAAGGTGCTTGTCGCCGAGGGCATGATCGTGCTCCCCGCCGTAAAGAACGCATCGGACTTCATCTTTGTCGAAGGCGTGGAGTTCGCGCTGCCAAACATCTACCTCTGGGGCATATTCGGGGTAATCGTCCTCGCCGCGGTGATGTCCACGACGGATCGCCTGATGCTCACCATCGGGACCTACTTCAGCTGGGATATCTACAAGAGTGTCGTGAGACCGAAAGCTTCCGATACGGAGGTGCTCCGTGTGAGCAAACTCTCGGTCTTTGCAGCGGCGGTCGTGACCCTGATCCTGGCAATCAATCCGCCGGAGATGCTGGTGTGGCTCATCTGGGCCGGAATCGGGATCATGTTCGCTACGTTTGCCGTGCCCCTGCTGGGTGGTCTCTACTGGCGGAGGGCAACGCGTGAAGGGGCGATCGCGAGCATGGCGCTCGGTCTGATCAGCGCCGGGCTGTTCGGAGGCATCTCCTACTTCAAGATCGCCCCCCTTCCGGCGCACTTCAGCCTCTACGCCGTGATCATCTCCCTGACTGCCATGGTGCTGGTATCGCTCCTCACGAAGCCGACGGACGAGCGGGTGCTGGACGAGACCATGACAGGGTGGTTCATCCAGCCCCGAAGCACGCCGACCATGCTTTCTGGAGAGATTCCGGCAGTCGCGGAGGCGGCGCGGATCAGTCCAGCGGAGAAGGCGCGATAGGCGGAAGAGATGCGAGCCTCCGGGGGGAGGGACGGCTCCGCGGGGCCGCCATCCCTGCCTCGTGTCCCGGTGCATGCAGAGCGGTCGAACAATCTCTATCATTTCTGCACTGGTTTGTTCATCGCAGGGTGGGAGGCGTGTGCAATCCCCGCCCGTGCCTTCCCATCGAGCGGTATTGATCCCCACGCAGCAGATGCCGGGAATATCGGGCGGTATGACTGAGGAAGGGATCCTGTCCTCTTCTCCTGTGCAGGAGGAACCCTGCTTGAAAGAGATATCGATGAGCATTCCGCGTATCCGAGCGAGGCGATCCCGCCGCGAACCGCACCGGTTACTATCGCGGGTCGCGAGTGCCTTCCGCAGCCGCGAAGGGCCGTTCCTGCGGGTTTCCGCGAGATCTTTTCCGGTACGGTTACGGCATTCGGGCGTCCCTCCTCCAGAGACCATACTACGAAAGGCCGCCCCTTCGCAGAGGCGATGCATCGCGCATCTCCATTCGGTTTGAAATTGCCTGCATCTTCAAAAAGGCACGGAGCATCATCCATTATAAATCATCGGGACCTAATAGTAGTGCGTGAAGACGGCTATCCTGGGAGGGGGATTGACAGGCATCACCCTGGCCCGGCTGCTGTACGAGTGTGGGGAGGATGTCATCGTTCTCGAGCGGGAAGCGGCGTACGGCGGATTATGCCGCTCCCATTCGGAGTCGGGTTTCACCTTCGATGTGGGTGGATCGCACATCATCTTCTCCCGGGACGCGGAGGTTCTCGGCTTCATGCTGGAGCAGCTGGGCGCCAACCGGAACGAGAACAGCCGCAATACCAAGGTGTACTACAAGGGGCGGTACATCAAGTATCCCTTCGAGAACGGTTTGTCCGGGCTTCCCAGGGAGGATCTCTTCTACTGCATCAACGAGTTCATCAAGACCCTGATCGCTTCGGAAAAAGGAGAATTGAAACCCCCTTCCAACTTCCAGGAGTGGATCGTGCATACGTTCGGCAGAGGGATAGCCGAGACCTACCTGATCCCCTACAACGAGAAGATCTGGAAGTTTCCGACCGATAAGATGTCCCACCATTGGGTCGAGGGGCGGATCCCGCGCCCTCCGGTCGAGGATGTGATCCGCTCGGCGATCGGGATCGAGACGGAAGGGTATACCCACCAGTCCCGGTTCCACTACCCGCTCCGCGGCGGAATCGAAACCCTGATCCGCTCGATCGCCGCACCGCTTCAGGATGCCATCCGCACGGGATTCGCTGTCTCATCCGTCCGCGGAACCGAAGGGGACTGGATCGTGGGCGACGGAGACGAGGAGATCCGCTGCGAACGTATCATCTCCACGATACCCCTGCAGCAGCTGTTGGGATCCCTGGACGGGGTTCCCGAAGACGTGGGGCGGGCCTGCAGGGAGCTGAAGTACAACTCGCTCGCAACCATCTGCATCGGCGTGAGAGGCCGCGTTCCCGGGATCTCCTGGATGTACGTCCCTCAGGCGGAGCTGGGGCTCTTCAACAGGCTCTCCTTTCCCTCCAACTTCAGCCCGGAGGTGGCGCCGCCGGGGCACGCGTCCATCCTCGCTGAGGTTACGTACCGCCAGGGGGACGAGGTAGCTACGATGCCGGATTCCACTCTGATCCAGCATACCCTAGATGGCCTCGAACGAATGGAAATCCTGTCCCGTTCGGACGTGGTCTACACGCGGGTAGAACGCCAGAAGTATGCCTACGTCATCTACGACCTGGACTACCCCCGGAACATCGCAAAGGTGAAGGAGTACTGTGCACGGCGGCGGATCGGGCTTGTGGGCCGATTTGCGGAGTTCGAGTACCTGAATATGGACGGCTGCATTCGAAACGCGATGAACTACGTGGGGGCGAGGAGATGCGCGTGAACATCTTCGTGGAGGATCTGCTCTTTTTCAAGTACATCGGGTGTGCAACAGCGGCAAGGACGCTCTACCGGCAGCTATCGCGGATGAACGAGCTCGACATTTCATGGAACTCGAACGCCTATGATTACGATCTCGTCCACTATCACACCTTCGGCCCTCTATCGCTCTTCAACCGCAAGTACTCGCAGGGGGTCAAGGTGCTGACCGCTCACTCCACGCCCCGCATCAACGAGGGCAACGTAGCATTCTCGCACTCCATCAACCAGTATTACCCCCGCATCTACAGGAAGTTCGATCACATCATCACCATATCCGCCCCGTGCCAGCGGGAAGTGGAGAGGATGCACCTGGGCGTCCCCACCACTCTCATCCCCAACGGCATCGACCGCGAATTTTTCAGGCGCGATGCGCAGAAACGGCAGCAGTTCCGCGAGAGGTACGGTATCGGGGAGGATGAGAGGGTGGTACTCACGGTCGCACAGCAGACACCCCGCAAGGGGATATACGATTTCCTTCAGCTCTCGAAGCAGTTCCCCGATCTCAGATGGGTGTGGGTGGGGGGCTTCCCCTATGGAGCCCTGAGCAAGGACTACCTCCACATCGAGCAGTCGAAACTGCAGTGCGGGAAGAACGTGCTGTTCACCGGCATCGTTCCGGACATTGTGGGGGCGTACAGCGGCGCGGACATCTTCTTCATGCCCTCGTACGCGGAGACCTTCGGTCTCGTGATCCTGGAGGCGATGTCCTGCGATCTCCCCCTCATCGTCCGCGGAATACCCGAGTTCCGGGAGATCTACGGCGATATGGCGCTGTACTTCTTCGACCTGGATCAGGCAGCGGCGCTTCTGAAGGACGAGGCAGCACTGCGGAGGTGCGCGGCGAATGCCCGCGAGAACTCAGCGGCATTCGATATCAAGAGAGTTGCGGAGATGCACCGGCATCTCTACAGGGAGCTGACAGGAGCATGATATCTGTAGTCGTTCCCACCTACAACGAGGAGGGCAATATCGAGGCCTGCCTTCAGTCCCTCTCGCGGCAGACGCTCGATCGAAGCGAATACGAGATCATCGTGGTCGATGGGAACTCTCACGACCGCACCCGCGAGGTTGCAGAGCCCCTCGCGGATGTGGTGATGATCCAGACGAGTAAAAAGGTCGGCGGTGCGAGGAACGATGGCGCCCTGCGGTCGAGCGGGGATATCATCGCCACTACGGATGCGGACTGCATCCTGCCTCCCGAGTGGCTCTCCGTGATCGCCGAGGACTTCCGGCGGCACCATCCCGTGCAGCTCTATGGGCCGGTATACCCCCGGGAGAAGGGGATAAAACACTCCCTATCCCTCCTTGGCGCCAACACATTCGCGCGACTGGGCTACTATACCCGCACCATCTACTTCACCCTCGGGTGCAACACCGCCTTCGATCGGGAGGCGTTCATGCGCGCCGGCATGTACCGCTGCATCGATGCCGGGGACGACCTGGAGATCGCCAGAAGGATGCGGAGACTGGGGAAGGTGATGTTCGATCCGAGGATGCGCGTCGGGTTCTCCATGCGGCGGTACCAGCAGTTCGGCACGCTGAAGTCCCTCTACGAATGGTTCTATATCGCCATGCGTGGCGGAGAATCCTCGAAATACTCCTACAGCCGCCGGAAGTACAGATGACGGAGAAGTTATCCGATACCCTGGCGAATCATGTCAGGGCATTCAACGACTGCGAATGCGCGCGACTCCTGGGGATGGAGATCGCGGATGTCTGGGATGGCGGAGCGCGGGTGGTCATGGATACCGAGGGCAAGCGGAATGTGCACCGCGTCGCCCACGGCGGTGCGGTATTCGCCGTGGCGGACCAGGCCTTCGGCATAGCGGCCAACGCGCAGGGAGGGATGCAGGTAGCAGTCTCCGCTCACATCCACTTCATAGCTCCCGCGACGGGAGTACTGGAGGCGATCGCGGAACGGCGGGCGGAGTCCCGCGATCATTCTGTATACGAGGTCCGGGTGTATGCTGACGGGCGGCTGGTGGCCCAGTTCGAGGGCGTGGCCTGGAAGAAGTCAGGGAATTCGCGGATCTGACGGCAGCAGGGGTCCTTTCGGCGCATTCCGCCTTACCGGATTCATGCGCAGCCTGCATCAAGGCAGGGGGACTCGATTCCGATCGAGCAGAGCCCGCAGCCGGTCGCCGTGTCATCGCCGCCGCATTCGGTCATCCTCTCCCCTTTCCCGCGAGTACGATCGGGCTTCGGGAGGTCGCGGTCGGACGGGAGCGGATCGAGGAAGATCGGCGAACAGGCGCATCGCCGACATAGTCCGCGGGAGTGGCGGACCGTCGACGGGGCGCCATATTTCAGGGATTTGCGGCTCCCGACGCACATGGCGTGTGGAGCGCCTCAGGTCCCTCTCCGAAACGTCGCGTGTCGCACCGGGGGCGGGCGAGGGACGGTCCATCTCTCCGGGATCGCCGTCGATTTCCCGAAACGCGATGACCCGGGCGCAGGGTCCGCGAGGACACCTTGCGCTGGGGATGCCCTCGGTCAGAATCCCGCGACCGTGGTGATGGAAGGAAATAATCATTATGCAATAACCGAAAAACTCTCCTGAATATATGGCTGAAGATGCAGTTCCCCGGTCCCGCTCTTTCATTGCCGGCACTGCGATGGTGCTCGGGGACGTGGTGCTCGCACCGGATGTGAGCATCTGGTTCGGGGCGGTGATCCGGGCTGACAGGGACCGCATCACCATCGGACAGATGTCCAACGTGCAGGACAACGCGGTGATCCATACGAGCACCGGCCATCCGGTCGCGATCGGATCCGAGGTGTCCGTTGGGCATGGGGCGATCCTCCACGGCTGTACCATCGGCGACCGTGTGCTCGTCGGTATGGGGGCGATCGTGATGAACGGGGCCGTGATCGGTGAGGAATCCATTCTGGGCGCCGGAACTCTCGTCACCGAGGGGACGAACGTGCCGCCCCGCTCAGTCGTTCTGGGCGTGCCCGGCAGGGTGGTGCGGGAGACAACGGAAGATGAGAGGGCGCACATCCGGCAGAATGCCCGGGGGGGATACCTCGAACTGGCAGGGAAGTACCGCCATGGCTGACGTGGCCGTTATCGGAGGCGGTGTCGCCGGCATCCAGGCGGCGCTGGACATCGCCAACCACCGCATCCACGTGCACCTCATCGAGAAGGAGCCGTCCATCGGGGGGCACATGGCGATGCTCGACAAGACGTTTCCTACAAACGACTGCTCGATGTGCATCCTCTCCCCCCGCATGAACGAGGTGCTCCAGCACCCCTGCATCACGCTCCATACCTGCACCGAGGTGGAGAGGGTCTTCGGGGAGGCGGGTAACTTCCAGCTGGTCCTGAAACGGCATCCCCGCTATGTGGATGCAGGGATGTGCACCGGATGCGGGGACTGCGTCGAGATCTGTCCGATCGAGGTCTACAA is a genomic window of Methanomicrobiales archaeon containing:
- the ilvN gene encoding acetolactate synthase small subunit produces the protein MKAHTLSVLVENRAGVLSRVAGLFSRRGFNIESLAVGTCEEPGSSRMTIVVESDDSQIEQVQKQLNKLIDVIKVSDITENEIVERELALIKVNAEPGSSRAEVMQIASIFRAQIVDVGSKTVVLEATGDTNKINALEKLLRQYGIKELVRTGKIAVLRGSKTVQSSK
- a CDS encoding sodium:solute symporter family protein, with the translated sequence MIDPVDVGIVAVYFIGLILIGVWASRKVHSMGDYVVAGRSLGFWVFTMLMVGSVASGMSLLGVSGLGYNFGWPTIWEQIFVPLSIAFCIIFFGAKMNRIARASGYMTVQDYLSHRYESPVGLRSLSAMAGIVVSLIYLAGQYTAVSIVLMWLFGIPHIYALLIGAAIVTIYTVIGGLYAVAWTTLIQGAILVSGVVVMAPLVIAAAGGFEYVNTALATINPSLVDPWVASGVFTPTYVVSFSLLLMIGLACAPHVINNVLAVKDVNFFRWAPIIAFVAYTGVMFLLKFAGFAGKVLVAEGMIVLPAVKNASDFIFVEGVEFALPNIYLWGIFGVIVLAAVMSTTDRLMLTIGTYFSWDIYKSVVRPKASDTEVLRVSKLSVFAAAVVTLILAINPPEMLVWLIWAGIGIMFATFAVPLLGGLYWRRATREGAIASMALGLISAGLFGGISYFKIAPLPAHFSLYAVIISLTAMVLVSLLTKPTDERVLDETMTGWFIQPRSTPTMLSGEIPAVAEAARISPAEKAR
- a CDS encoding FAD-dependent oxidoreductase encodes the protein MKTAILGGGLTGITLARLLYECGEDVIVLEREAAYGGLCRSHSESGFTFDVGGSHIIFSRDAEVLGFMLEQLGANRNENSRNTKVYYKGRYIKYPFENGLSGLPREDLFYCINEFIKTLIASEKGELKPPSNFQEWIVHTFGRGIAETYLIPYNEKIWKFPTDKMSHHWVEGRIPRPPVEDVIRSAIGIETEGYTHQSRFHYPLRGGIETLIRSIAAPLQDAIRTGFAVSSVRGTEGDWIVGDGDEEIRCERIISTIPLQQLLGSLDGVPEDVGRACRELKYNSLATICIGVRGRVPGISWMYVPQAELGLFNRLSFPSNFSPEVAPPGHASILAEVTYRQGDEVATMPDSTLIQHTLDGLERMEILSRSDVVYTRVERQKYAYVIYDLDYPRNIAKVKEYCARRRIGLVGRFAEFEYLNMDGCIRNAMNYVGARRCA
- a CDS encoding glycosyltransferase family 4 protein, with translation MRVNIFVEDLLFFKYIGCATAARTLYRQLSRMNELDISWNSNAYDYDLVHYHTFGPLSLFNRKYSQGVKVLTAHSTPRINEGNVAFSHSINQYYPRIYRKFDHIITISAPCQREVERMHLGVPTTLIPNGIDREFFRRDAQKRQQFRERYGIGEDERVVLTVAQQTPRKGIYDFLQLSKQFPDLRWVWVGGFPYGALSKDYLHIEQSKLQCGKNVLFTGIVPDIVGAYSGADIFFMPSYAETFGLVILEAMSCDLPLIVRGIPEFREIYGDMALYFFDLDQAAALLKDEAALRRCAANARENSAAFDIKRVAEMHRHLYRELTGA
- a CDS encoding glycosyltransferase, with translation MISVVVPTYNEEGNIEACLQSLSRQTLDRSEYEIIVVDGNSHDRTREVAEPLADVVMIQTSKKVGGARNDGALRSSGDIIATTDADCILPPEWLSVIAEDFRRHHPVQLYGPVYPREKGIKHSLSLLGANTFARLGYYTRTIYFTLGCNTAFDREAFMRAGMYRCIDAGDDLEIARRMRRLGKVMFDPRMRVGFSMRRYQQFGTLKSLYEWFYIAMRGGESSKYSYSRRKYR
- a CDS encoding PaaI family thioesterase, yielding MTEKLSDTLANHVRAFNDCECARLLGMEIADVWDGGARVVMDTEGKRNVHRVAHGGAVFAVADQAFGIAANAQGGMQVAVSAHIHFIAPATGVLEAIAERRAESRDHSVYEVRVYADGRLVAQFEGVAWKKSGNSRI
- a CDS encoding gamma carbonic anhydrase family protein — encoded protein: MAEDAVPRSRSFIAGTAMVLGDVVLAPDVSIWFGAVIRADRDRITIGQMSNVQDNAVIHTSTGHPVAIGSEVSVGHGAILHGCTIGDRVLVGMGAIVMNGAVIGEESILGAGTLVTEGTNVPPRSVVLGVPGRVVRETTEDERAHIRQNARGGYLELAGKYRHG